The following are encoded together in the bacterium genome:
- a CDS encoding DUF362 domain-containing protein, translating into MSKVAVLKTKPETVLEDYKRLMKLAEYESFLPRDKVVLLKINISWHHWYPACSTTPWQLEGVIKTLLNDGYPPQNIIGAHNRTVVVNDRVGEVNNKHKLVIDKYGLSTVYLNEKPIEWVRYEPKGKILVLDKVYPEGILIPKMFQGKSIIHLPTVKTHVFTTITGAMKNAFGGLLSQKRHWTHSVIHETLVDLLTIQKEIHSGIFAVMDGTIAGSGPGPRCMEPHVTNYILASSDQVAIDAISAKIQGFDPLALGFIRLAHEMGLGCGNPNEIEVVGEDISGVNFGFKCGDTFASKGQKAIYHGFLKPFEHILLRTPIVPWSYAASRLYHDLYWYPAVGEKRVNEMLKTNWGQLFLNYK; encoded by the coding sequence ATGAGTAAAGTTGCAGTTTTAAAAACAAAGCCGGAAACGGTACTCGAGGATTATAAACGGTTAATGAAATTAGCCGAATATGAGAGTTTTTTACCCAGGGATAAAGTTGTTCTTCTTAAAATTAACATTTCCTGGCATCACTGGTATCCGGCGTGCTCAACTACACCCTGGCAATTAGAAGGGGTAATAAAAACCCTTCTTAATGACGGCTATCCACCACAAAATATCATTGGTGCCCATAATCGCACTGTTGTCGTCAATGATAGAGTCGGAGAGGTAAATAATAAACATAAGTTAGTGATAGATAAATATGGTCTATCTACGGTTTATTTGAATGAGAAACCTATAGAGTGGGTAAGATACGAACCGAAAGGGAAGATACTTGTTCTGGATAAGGTGTATCCAGAAGGTATTCTTATTCCAAAGATGTTTCAGGGGAAGAGTATCATTCACCTGCCAACCGTGAAAACGCATGTGTTCACTACGATTACTGGGGCAATGAAGAATGCCTTTGGAGGTCTTTTATCCCAAAAAAGACACTGGACACACAGCGTTATTCATGAGACCCTGGTTGACCTTTTAACTATTCAAAAGGAGATTCATAGCGGCATTTTTGCAGTGATGGATGGAACTATTGCGGGCAGTGGTCCTGGCCCTCGCTGTATGGAACCACATGTTACAAATTACATCTTAGCCAGTTCTGACCAGGTAGCAATTGATGCTATCTCTGCTAAAATCCAGGGATTTGACCCACTCGCTCTCGGCTTCATTCGACTGGCACACGAAATGGGGCTGGGGTGTGGTAACCCAAATGAAATAGAGGTAGTGGGTGAGGATATATCGGGTGTCAACTTTGGCTTTAAGTGTGGTGATACCTTTGCCAGTAAAGGTCAGAAGGCAATATATCACGGTTTCCTCAAACCGTTTGAACATATTTTACTTCGCACACCAATCGTCCCCTGGTCTTATGCCGCATCAAGGCTTTATCATGATTTATACTGGTATCCTGCTGTTGGGGAAAAAAGGGTTAATGAGATGCTTAAAACAAACTGGGGACAACTTTTTCTTAACTACAAATAA
- a CDS encoding O-antigen ligase family protein, with the protein MKKYFNTLKEKITSFWIEVKYNKELPSAIMITISIVLCMAMGFLFLCPLVSIRNATLIGLCIVGGIGIILEPYLGVLFVIFLYFLMSCDIKYAPSDTRAIFYITPVVVGSWLFNMIVKRNFRFVKCWQNIAILGLIAVAYLSTINAVYPEKSIEESNVFGKRMIFYLLFLNLTDSFKKLNLAYWIVSGGSGCLSLLAIRTFILGGSMKRTEVGGGQLKGSNALAHMVVMTIPFFFYKIFSKNQLERIAGIIFLPISIFCIIATGSRGGSIGAGVVLLSLALNSKKKLKSFLILSGVIWLGIMFAPPIYWERMNTIKTYEEDASATHRIDVWKAGIEMWKEHPLIGIGQENFQYVVRGYLPWDSNIEQLVPHNTYIKFLAQGGTITLFSYLLLLFFNFTDLWRVRKSAKEEFQGINVHNLSRALEIGLIGHMISGIFIDKTDFEPFYWFSALAALLRYFLKYEDGMAKEG; encoded by the coding sequence ATGAAGAAATATTTTAATACTCTGAAAGAAAAGATAACCTCATTCTGGATAGAGGTTAAATATAATAAGGAATTACCATCGGCAATAATGATTACGATAAGCATAGTTTTATGTATGGCGATGGGATTTCTGTTTTTATGCCCTCTTGTTTCCATCAGGAATGCGACCCTGATTGGATTATGTATTGTGGGAGGTATAGGTATTATCCTTGAGCCTTATTTGGGAGTCCTATTCGTAATCTTTTTATATTTTCTTATGTCATGTGATATAAAATATGCTCCATCAGATACAAGGGCAATATTCTACATAACACCAGTAGTTGTGGGAAGTTGGTTATTTAATATGATAGTTAAACGAAATTTTAGATTTGTTAAATGCTGGCAAAACATTGCTATTTTAGGACTAATAGCCGTGGCATATCTTTCCACTATTAATGCCGTTTATCCAGAAAAGAGTATTGAGGAATCCAATGTATTTGGTAAAAGAATGATATTTTATCTCCTTTTTCTAAATTTAACAGACTCCTTTAAAAAACTTAATCTTGCCTATTGGATAGTATCAGGAGGTAGCGGGTGCTTATCTCTTTTAGCCATCCGCACATTCATTCTGGGAGGTTCAATGAAAAGAACAGAGGTAGGTGGAGGTCAGTTAAAGGGTTCTAATGCCCTTGCCCACATGGTCGTAATGACAATACCATTTTTTTTCTATAAGATTTTTAGCAAGAATCAATTGGAGAGAATCGCGGGTATTATTTTTTTACCAATCTCAATTTTTTGTATCATTGCTACTGGTTCTCGAGGTGGTTCTATTGGTGCTGGAGTAGTTCTACTATCCCTTGCCCTTAACTCAAAAAAGAAATTAAAATCATTCCTTATATTAAGTGGAGTAATATGGTTAGGAATAATGTTTGCTCCCCCTATTTATTGGGAGAGAATGAATACAATTAAGACTTATGAGGAGGATGCATCAGCCACTCATCGAATTGATGTATGGAAGGCAGGTATTGAGATGTGGAAAGAGCATCCTTTAATTGGTATAGGACAGGAAAATTTTCAGTATGTAGTTAGAGGCTATCTCCCATGGGATAGTAATATCGAACAACTTGTTCCGCATAATACATATATAAAGTTCTTAGCTCAAGGGGGGACTATTACTTTATTCTCTTACCTGTTATTATTATTTTTTAATTTTACAGATTTATGGCGGGTAAGGAAATCAGCAAAAGAAGAATTTCAAGGGATTAATGTTCACAATCTAAGTCGAGCACTTGAAATTGGCTTAATAGGACATATGATAAGTGGTATATTTATAGACAAGACAGACTTTGAACCATTTTACTGGTTTTCGGCTTTAGCCGCACTTCTTAGATATTTTCTTAAATATGAAGATGGTATGGCTAAAGAAGGATAA